Within Sphingobium sp. SCG-1, the genomic segment ACATCCTCTACATCGCGACAGCGCCGGGCGACGACACCGACATCATAAGCCGCGTCTTCGCACCGGGCGCAGGGATCAACGAAGACCCGGTGACGGGTTCCGCGCACGCGTTGCTCACGGCCTATTGGGCGAAGCGGCTGGGGCGGGACAGCTTCACCGCGTTCCAGGCGAGCCAGCGCGGCGGGCGATTGACATGTCGACTGGCGGGCGGCCGCGCGGTGTTGGGCGGGCGATGCGCGACGGTGATCGAGGGCGTTTTCCGGGTATGAAGCGGTAGGTACGACACTCATCTTCGCCCGTTTTCATGCCGCCCTGGCCAGAAATATTCGTCACCGATCATGAGCGTCAACATCTGTTCGATGACGCCGTTGCCGAATATGACCGTCTAGTCACGGGGTACAAAGATTTGAGGTATGAGGTGAAGATCTTGCCGAAGGTCGCGGTGGAGGATCGGGTTGCGTTCGTCCTTCGTCATCTGTGCTGACTATTACGATAATGAAGTCGCGCCTCAGCGAGCGGAAGACGGGCTAAGACGGCTTTGTGATTACCACAGTCTCTGTCTTGGGCGTTGTCGCTGCCGGCGGTGTAGTGGCGGCGGGAGGCGTTGCGCCGGCGGGCTCGCGAAGCCGCATGCATTCCGCCTTGTTTCCACGCGGCGTGCGCGCGCAGTTCCACAGCGCCCGCTGCAACCCGCTCGCCGCGTCGTGGATATAGCTGAATGCCATGCTCGACAGCACGGTCTCGGATATGGGGAACCCCTTCGGTACGATCGCCCGGTCATTCCATGCGAGGATGCGGCATCGGGGTCGTCCGGTGCAGAACACTGCGGCCATGTTCGCATAGGTCTCCGGCTTCTTCGGATCGAGCAGCAGGATGAAGGCCGTCGCACCCGGCTCGACTGCCATCAGCGTCACGCCGGACAGTCCGTCCGCGCCCATGCTTGGGCTGATGAGGCGTGCCGTGCCTGCCGCCATCGTTGCGGGGGAAAGCAGGCCAAGGCCACTGCCCGGCAGCATCGCCAACGCTCCACCCGCACCCTGATGCGCGGGCGATAGGCGCGCGATCTGCACCACCGCCGGTTCATTGCCATCCACTGCCCGGCGGAACGCAGGCGGCGTGCCCCACCATCCTGTCCAGCGGAAGAACAGATGCGTCTTCACCGCCGCCACCTTGTCCAGGCTGCTGCTCCAATAGGGCACCACCCAATCAGTGTGATAATGCGTCGAATAGCCGACCTTGCGATAGACCGATCCCGCCAAAGCCGCCCGCGCCACATCCTGCGCCCGGCTCCATGCGGCGGCGGATGGCGTGCGCGCCAGCGCCCCGTCGCACGTAAACGTGAACTGGCACCCGGTCTTCCGCTCGGCCCCCTGAAACACCACGCCGCACACCGTCTTGGGGAAGGCGGGATGCCGCAGCCGGTTCAGCACCACTTGCGCCACCGCCTTCTGGCCCGTAGTGTCGTCGCCCGCCTCATAATAGCCCGCCGCCGCCAGACAATCGATTGCCCGCGCCAGTGAGTCGGGCGATCCGGCAAAGATGAACGGCCGCGCCGCCGGATTGGGCAGGCGGGAGAAGGGCACCCCCGCGTTGATCTCCTGCGCTTCCTCGGGTTTGACTTCGCGCACTACCAGCGGCTCGACAGGAGGCGGCGGGGAAGGGGGGCGCACCAATGGTTCGCGCGGATGCGCCTCGGTCGATACGCCGGAAGCAACGCGCGCCGAATCGAACTGCGCGACCGCCCCCGGCAGCCCCGCGAACACCAGCAGACCGCCGATCGCGGCCACCCAGTTTTTCAAGCCATCACGCATGCCGGAACCGCCGTTCGCCTACTCCGGCAGGAAGTCCGGCACCGAGAGATAACGCTCACCCGTATCATAATTGAAGCCCAGCACCTTCGCGCCCGCAGGCAACTCCGGCAGCTTCTGCGCAATCGCCGCCAAAGTCGCGCCCGAAGAAATGCCGACGAATATGCCTTCCTCGGTCGCCGACCGGCGCGCATAATCCTTGGCAACCGCAGGGTCGACCTGGATTACGCCATCGAGCAACTGCGTATGCAGGTTCGTCGGAATGAAGCCCGCGCCGATACCCTGAATGGGATGCGGCCCCGGCTGCCCGCCGCTGATGACGGGAGAGAGCGTCGGCTCCACCGCAAACACCTTCAACGCAGGCCATTGCCCTTTCAGCACTTGCGCAACCCCGGTGATATGCCCGCCCGTGCCGACGCCGGTGACGATGGCGTCCAGCGGCGTCTCGGCAAAATCGGCAAGGATTTCCAGCGCGGTCGTGCGGACATGCACGTCGATGTTCGCCGGATTCTCGAACTGCTGCGGCATCCACGAGTTCGGCGTCTGGTCGATCAGTTCCAGCGCGCGCTCGATCGCGCCCTTCATGCCCTTCTCGCGCGGCGTGAGGTCGAACGACGCGCCATAAGCGAGCATCAGCCGCCGCCGCTCGATCGACATGCTCTCGGGCATGACGAGGACCAGCTTATAGCCCTTCACCGCCGCCACCATAGCCAGGCCCACGCCGGTATTGCCCGATGTCGGCTCGATGATCGTGCCGCCAGGCTTCAGGTCGCCCGTTGCCTCGGCCGCTTCGATCATGGCCAGCGCGATGCGATCCTTGATCGACCCGCCGGGGTTCGACCGCTCCGACTTGATCCACACTTCAGCGTCGCCGAACAGGCGGTTCACGCGGATATGGGGCGTGTTGCCGATGGTCTCCAATATGCTGGATGCCTTCATGTCGTCGTCTCCTTGACCTGCTTTACGGATGGTTCGGGTGATGCTCCGGTCGGCCGTATGTCGGGTGGGTCGAAGCTGCGTGCAAGCCTGATTTCGGGGAAGAGCCGCGACCATGCAAGCGTTATGATGATCGCGCCGATCCCGCCCGCGATCACCGCCGCAACCGGCCCGATCAGCGCAGCGAGAAAGCCCGACTCCGCTTCACCCAGTTCATTGGAGGCGGAGATGGTGAGTTGCGACAGGCTTCCGACGCGTCCACGCATCTCGTCCGGCGTATGCAACTGGATGAGGGAGGTGCGGACATAGACGGAAATCATGTCCGAACAGCCGAGCACGAGGAGAGCGCCCAGCGCCACCTCAGTTGCAATGTCATTGGGGAGAAATGCGGTCAGGCCGAACACGATGGTGGAGGCACCGAATACGACGACAGCGATGAGCATCTTCAGGCCCACTTCCCGCTGCATGGGTCTAAACGCAAACCACAAAGCGGTCAGGGCCGCGCCGACGGCCGGCGCTGCGGCCAGATGGCCCAGTCCCCTGGAGCCGACGTGCAATATGTCGCGGGCATAGATCGGCAGTAGCGCTGTCGCTCCCGCCAGCAACACCGCGAAGAGATCCAGTGTGATCGTCGCAAACAAAAAGCGATTCTGCCGAACATAGGTTAACCCGTCGATCATCTGCCGGATGGGATGCCGCGTCGTGTCTCGCGCAGCCTGCGGCACCTTGCCGATCATCAGCATGGCGATGAGGGCCACGCCATAAAGCGCTGCGCTCAAGGCATAGGCACCCCAGGGTGCCGCTGCATAAGCATAGCCACCAACGGCCGGACCGATGATCTGGCCCGACTGCCACGCGACGCTGGATAGGGCGATGGCGCGCGGCAACGTCGCCTTGGGCACCAGATTGGGGGCAAGCGCGCCAAAGGCGGGCCCGTTGAACGCCCGGGCAATGCCCACGATCACGGCGATCCCGAAGATGAGTGGCAGCGATACCCAGCCCTCGTACGTCGCGAAACTCAGCAGCCCCGCGCCCGTGACGAGCAGCAGCAGCGTACATCGCACGATCATGCGCCGGTCGAAATGATCCGCAACCCATCCCGTCACCGGCGTCAGGAAGAACAGGGGCAGGAACTGCGCCAGCCCTATCAACCCCAGTTGCGCCGCCGCGCCCTGCGTCCCCATGGTTTCGCGCGCAATGTTATACGCCTGCCAACCGAGCACGATCATCATCGCATATTGTGCCAGCACCGCGCACACACGGCCGATCAGGTAAGCGCGAAAATTGGCGAAACGCAGCGGATGGTCGGGGGACATCAAGGCCATGTCGCCCCTCTAGGCGGTGCACTCGGTGGGGAGCAACATGCTTATGCTTTGCGCCGGCACGAATCCACTTACATCAGATATCGTCCAGTGAAGCTCTGACTGCCCCTGTCGCTTCCCGGAGAATGTGGCATGGTGTGGTAATACACCCGAATCATCTTACTCCGGAGATACCGATTGATGCGCCGCCTGCCCGTCGCCCTGTTCCTTGCCGCCGCCACCTTGTCCTTGCCTCTCGTCTCCGCCTGCGCCGAGGCTCCCGCCAATCAGCAGGCCGTGACCGTCACCGACGCGGGCGCCGCCGACCCGGCATGGGCCGCCTTCTCGCAAAGCTTCCTCGACGGCTATTTCAAGCGTGATCCGTTCTTCGCCATCTATCAGGGCCGCCATGAATATGACGGCAAGCTGCCCGACTGGAGCGACGCGGGCCTCTCCGCATCGGCGACCTATCTGAAGGACAGCATCGCCAAAGCCGAAGCGTTCGACCCTAAGAAACTATCCAAGGAGCAGACGTTCGAGCGCGCTTATCTTATCGCCGTTGCGCGCGGCAAGCTGTTCTGGCTGGCCGACGCGGATCAGCCGCACACTAACCCGGCCTACTATATCGGCAACGGCCTCGACCCCAATGTCTACATCGCGCGGCCCTATGCCGATGCCACGACCCGGATGAAGGCGTTCATCGCCTTCGCCCGCAACGTGCCGACGGCAGCGGCGCAGATCAAAGCCAATCTCAAAATGCCGATGCCCCTGAGCTTCATCGACTATGGCAAGGCCGGGTTCGCTGGACTGGCGAGCTACTATAAGGGTGACGCAAAGACCGCATTCGCGTCCGTGAAAGACCCTGAACTCCAGAAGCAGTTCGACGAAGCCGCCGCCGCCGCCTCCAAATCGATGAGCGACCTTGCCGACTGGCTCGAAAGCGGCCGCGCCAAGGCTACGCAGGATTTCGCGCTAGGCCCGGATCGCTTCGCCAAGATGGTGCGCGACACCGAAATGGTTGACGTGTCGCTCGACGAACTCGAACGCATCGGTCAGGCCGACCTCAAGCGCAATCAGGATGCGCTGAAAGCTGCCTGCGCCCAATATGCGCCGGGCGCGACCATCCCGGCGTGCTTCGCAAAGATGAATACGCACAAGCCCGAAGGCGGCGTAGTCGAAGCCGCGCGCAAGCAATTGCCCGGCCTCAAAGCCTTCATTGCGGAGAAGGATCTCGTCTCCATCCCCGGCACCGAAGAAGCGCAGGTTGAGGAGTCCCCGCCCTATAATCGCCAGAACAGCGCCTATATCGATATCCCCGGCCCCTATGAGAAAGGGTTGCCCTCGGTCTATTATATCTCGCCGCCGGACCCGAGCTGGTCGAAGGCAGTGCGGGATGGCTATATCCCCGGCGAGAAGGACTTGATGTTCACCTCCGTCCACGAAGTCTGGCCGGGTCACTTCCTGAACTTCCTCCACGCCAACCGCTCCAAATTCACCTTCGGCAAGGTGTTCGTCGGCTATGCCTTCGCGGAGGGCTGGGCGCATTATACCGAGGAGATGATGTGGGAAGCGGGCCTCAACAATGGCGACCCGGAGACGCACATCGGCCAGCTCAGCAACGCGCTGCTGCGCAATTGCCGGTTCCTCTCCGCCATAGGCCTGCACGCACGCGGGATGACGCAGGAGCAGTCGCGCAAGATGTTCGTCGAGCAATGCTATCAGGATGAAGGCAATGCCCGGCAGCAGGCGGCGCGCGGTACTTATGATCCGGCCTATCTCAATTACACGATGGGCAAGCTGATGATCCGCAAGCTTCGCGAAGACTGGACCAAGGACAAGGGCGGTCGCGCGGCCTGGAAGACGTTCCACGACCAGTTCCTGAGCTACGGCGGTCCCCCGATCCCCCTCGTCCGCGCACAGATGATGGGCGGCGATCCGAAGGCAGTGTTCTAAAGCCTTGAACCCTCTTCCGTTTTCGCGGGAGAGGGTACACTGTCTACAACAGCCCCAAGGTCCGAAAGCTGCTGTGGCCCTGGCTGCCGATGATGATGTGGTCGTGCACCTGGATATTCAGCCGCTTGCCCGCTTCCACGATATGTTTCGTGATCTCGATATCCTGACGGCTGGGTTCCGGCGCGCCGCTTGGGTGGTTATGCACCACGCAAGCGCGGTTTCCAAGTGGTTAACTTTTTTGGATAATTTGCTGTGCTCGTCGAAAGTGGTGCCGGTAACCGGGGGCTGCTTTAGATGTCCCATCGTGATCATCACGCTCGATCACTCACCGTATCCGACAGTCGCCTTGATGCACGGCAAGGCACCTTATTCGTTTCGTCCCACGCATCAAGGGCATCAATAGGGTACAGGACGGCTTTACCAACTTTGACGAAGGACGGGCCAAGACGCATTGCGCGCCAATTTCTGAGTGTTCCGACTGAGATGCCGCCACGGTAGCGCTCAGCGACCTCTTCCGGCGTAAGGAATTTGTTTTCTGCCATTGCAGCCTCCCTCGGCAGCGACGGCCAAAGTCGATGTGCCGATTATTACTTAATCGTTGATCGCGGGGCAGTTGACGTCTGAACACGTCACCTGCGAGCACCACTTCGATCGCGGAGGCCTGTTGCCTCACGGTCCTGCATGGACGTGATGCTATGCAATTTGGGTCTGCGAAAGACGTTTCAGGCACGCGTCGGGAAAATGGATACGAAGGGCGGCACATTGGTGGATTTACCTTGTTCGCTGGTTTCGATCACCTGCGATGCTAGGTGCGCCCTAGGTGCTGCCGAATCCGTGCAGGAGAATTTTTCGCCACACGATTGAAAAGCGATGATGGGCCCGCCGTAGTCGAAAGGCACCTCCCGACCTGAACAGCAAAAGCGAAACCGCAAGGACCAATCGCATGAATTCGATATCGATGGGCTCTCTCCGGGGCACCGGGCGTGCACTGACGGCGATCCTGCCATCGATTACGTAGCGGACCTTATCGCTTATGAAATGCAGGAGATGCGCTCTGCAATCCATGATCGTCTTTTGGATCAAGGGCGAAGATAATTCACCTGCAATGGGATAGTTTCGTTCCATCAGCGAGACGCTGCGTTCAAATCCAGGCACTGCCGCGCCTTTCATGGGCGGGTTATCTCTTGGATATGGGACGCGCTTCGATCGATGGTCGATCTTGGTTGGCGCGTCACCTTTCCGAAGGACTATTCGCCATGAAAGATATCTGGACCCCCATCACCGTTGGCCGCATGAGCCTGCCGCATCGGCTTGCCATGGCCCCCATGACCCGAAGCCGCGCCAAGGTCGACGGCACGCCCGGTGCTCTCGCGGCGCAATACTATCAGCAGCGCGCTTCTATGGGCCTGCTCATCACCGAGGGCACGCAGCCCTCGGACGACGGCCAAGGCTATCTGACCACGCCGGGCATCTACACCGACGCGCACGTCAAGGGCTGGCGTGAAGTCGCGGACACGGTGCACGCCGGGGGCGGCAAGCTGGCCATCCAGCTCATGCATGTGGGCCGCATGTCGCACCCCAGCAACACGCCGCACGGTCGCCAGCCCGTTGCGCCTTCGGCCATCGCGCCCGGAGTCGAAATGTTCACTGCGAGCGGTATGCTCGACATTCCCGAGCCGCGTGCACTGGAGACCAAGGAGGTCGGGCAGACCATCGCAGATTTCGTTTTCGCCGCGCGCCGCGCGATCGAAGCCGGCGCCGACGCGGTCGAGATCCACGGCGCGAACGGCTATATCGTGCACCAATTTCTCGCGCCGAACGCCAACGCCCGTTCCGATGTCTATGGCGGCTCGATCGAAAACCGCGCGCGCTTCGCAGTCGAGGTCGCACAGGCGATCGCTGATGCGATAGGCGCCGATCGGAGCGGTATCCGCCTCTCGCCCGGCATCCCGATGGGCGGCATCGAAGAGGGTAGCGGAAACGACGAGGTCTATCGCTACCTCGCCGAGCAGCTGAACAAGATCGGCCTCGCCTATATCCACTTGCTGCACGGCGGCAACGAGCAGCTGCTATCCGACATTCGAGATCGGTTCTCCGGCACCCTGATCGTCAATCGGCCGAGCCGTACGCGCGAGCAGGTCGGCAGCGATATCGCCGCCGGCACGGCCGATATGGAGTCGATTGGCGTGATGAGCCTGTCGAACCCCGATCTGGTCGCTCGCCTCAAGACCGGCGCTCCGCTCAATGAGGTAAAGTACGACAAGTTCTACGGCGCCGGCGCCGAAGGCTACGTCGATTATCCCGTGCTGAAGGACGCCTGATCCCGCGGCGGGGCTGAGTCCGGCCTGGCCCCGCCTCCGCTTCTGCCTGCGAGATCCCGGTCAGAGGGGGTTACGCCTCGTGCCGACCAGTCTTTGAGCCCGGGGCAACTTCCTCATCACGAACATGATCGGACAACTCCGATGACATACCATTTCAAACCCGCCGATGCCGCTCTGCTACTGGTCGATTATCAGGTCGGCACGCTGCAACTGGCGAACGCCACTCCGGCCTACGAGGCCCTCCGCAATGCGGTCGTGCTTGCCAAGGCAGCCAAGGTGCTGGGCATGCCAATTGTGCTGACCGCGAGTCAGGAAGACCATGTGCAGGGCCCCACGCACGACTGGTTCTCGCGGGTGCTCCCCGAGGAATTCGAGCAGCGTGTTCTGCGCAGCGGGGTCATCAATGCTTGGCAAGATCGAGCCTGCCGCGGCGCTGTCGAGAAAACGGGTCGCAAGCAGCTCATCATCGGCGCAATCACCACCGATATCTGCCTCGTCTTGCCTGCGATCAGCGCGCACGAAGCGGAATACGAGGTGCAGGCCGTGATGGACGCCTCCAGCTCACCCTACAGGATCAACGAGGAGATCTCGCGGCACCGGCTCGACCGCGGAGGCGTCGAGATGACGGTCACGAACACGATCGTGGCCGAGCTGACGCAGGACTGATCGACGCCGGAAGGTCAGCAGATCGCACAGATCCTGCCGACTGCGTATTTGATGCGCCCTGTTGATTAAGAGCATGGCCGCGACGAGGTGGCTCGGCAATGCCGTTCCGCCTCGCTTTCTTCAGTTGCTGGAGGTTGTGCGAGGCGTGTCTTACCAGTTCTCGCGGTAGGGTCGCACCTCGACTTCGAAGCTCCACGCTTGGCGATCCTGCGAATGCAGCGCCCAG encodes:
- a CDS encoding DUF885 domain-containing protein; the protein is MRRLPVALFLAAATLSLPLVSACAEAPANQQAVTVTDAGAADPAWAAFSQSFLDGYFKRDPFFAIYQGRHEYDGKLPDWSDAGLSASATYLKDSIAKAEAFDPKKLSKEQTFERAYLIAVARGKLFWLADADQPHTNPAYYIGNGLDPNVYIARPYADATTRMKAFIAFARNVPTAAAQIKANLKMPMPLSFIDYGKAGFAGLASYYKGDAKTAFASVKDPELQKQFDEAAAAASKSMSDLADWLESGRAKATQDFALGPDRFAKMVRDTEMVDVSLDELERIGQADLKRNQDALKAACAQYAPGATIPACFAKMNTHKPEGGVVEAARKQLPGLKAFIAEKDLVSIPGTEEAQVEESPPYNRQNSAYIDIPGPYEKGLPSVYYISPPDPSWSKAVRDGYIPGEKDLMFTSVHEVWPGHFLNFLHANRSKFTFGKVFVGYAFAEGWAHYTEEMMWEAGLNNGDPETHIGQLSNALLRNCRFLSAIGLHARGMTQEQSRKMFVEQCYQDEGNARQQAARGTYDPAYLNYTMGKLMIRKLREDWTKDKGGRAAWKTFHDQFLSYGGPPIPLVRAQMMGGDPKAVF
- a CDS encoding helix-turn-helix transcriptional regulator; its protein translation is MAENKFLTPEEVAERYRGGISVGTLRNWRAMRLGPSFVKVGKAVLYPIDALDAWDETNKVPCRASRRLSDTVSDRA
- a CDS encoding isochorismatase family protein, translating into MTYHFKPADAALLLVDYQVGTLQLANATPAYEALRNAVVLAKAAKVLGMPIVLTASQEDHVQGPTHDWFSRVLPEEFEQRVLRSGVINAWQDRACRGAVEKTGRKQLIIGAITTDICLVLPAISAHEAEYEVQAVMDASSSPYRINEEISRHRLDRGGVEMTVTNTIVAELTQD
- a CDS encoding AAA family ATPase encodes the protein MPPWPEIFVTDHERQHLFDDAVAEYDRLVTGYKDLRYEVKILPKVAVEDRVAFVLRHLC
- a CDS encoding cell wall hydrolase, coding for MRDGLKNWVAAIGGLLVFAGLPGAVAQFDSARVASGVSTEAHPREPLVRPPSPPPPVEPLVVREVKPEEAQEINAGVPFSRLPNPAARPFIFAGSPDSLARAIDCLAAAGYYEAGDDTTGQKAVAQVVLNRLRHPAFPKTVCGVVFQGAERKTGCQFTFTCDGALARTPSAAAWSRAQDVARAALAGSVYRKVGYSTHYHTDWVVPYWSSSLDKVAAVKTHLFFRWTGWWGTPPAFRRAVDGNEPAVVQIARLSPAHQGAGGALAMLPGSGLGLLSPATMAAGTARLISPSMGADGLSGVTLMAVEPGATAFILLLDPKKPETYANMAAVFCTGRPRCRILAWNDRAIVPKGFPISETVLSSMAFSYIHDAASGLQRALWNCARTPRGNKAECMRLREPAGATPPAATTPPAATTPKTETVVITKPS
- a CDS encoding alkene reductase is translated as MKDIWTPITVGRMSLPHRLAMAPMTRSRAKVDGTPGALAAQYYQQRASMGLLITEGTQPSDDGQGYLTTPGIYTDAHVKGWREVADTVHAGGGKLAIQLMHVGRMSHPSNTPHGRQPVAPSAIAPGVEMFTASGMLDIPEPRALETKEVGQTIADFVFAARRAIEAGADAVEIHGANGYIVHQFLAPNANARSDVYGGSIENRARFAVEVAQAIADAIGADRSGIRLSPGIPMGGIEEGSGNDEVYRYLAEQLNKIGLAYIHLLHGGNEQLLSDIRDRFSGTLIVNRPSRTREQVGSDIAAGTADMESIGVMSLSNPDLVARLKTGAPLNEVKYDKFYGAGAEGYVDYPVLKDA
- a CDS encoding MFS transporter, which translates into the protein MALMSPDHPLRFANFRAYLIGRVCAVLAQYAMMIVLGWQAYNIARETMGTQGAAAQLGLIGLAQFLPLFFLTPVTGWVADHFDRRMIVRCTLLLLVTGAGLLSFATYEGWVSLPLIFGIAVIVGIARAFNGPAFGALAPNLVPKATLPRAIALSSVAWQSGQIIGPAVGGYAYAAAPWGAYALSAALYGVALIAMLMIGKVPQAARDTTRHPIRQMIDGLTYVRQNRFLFATITLDLFAVLLAGATALLPIYARDILHVGSRGLGHLAAAPAVGAALTALWFAFRPMQREVGLKMLIAVVVFGASTIVFGLTAFLPNDIATEVALGALLVLGCSDMISVYVRTSLIQLHTPDEMRGRVGSLSQLTISASNELGEAESGFLAALIGPVAAVIAGGIGAIIITLAWSRLFPEIRLARSFDPPDIRPTGASPEPSVKQVKETTT
- the cysK gene encoding cysteine synthase A — its product is MKASSILETIGNTPHIRVNRLFGDAEVWIKSERSNPGGSIKDRIALAMIEAAEATGDLKPGGTIIEPTSGNTGVGLAMVAAVKGYKLVLVMPESMSIERRRLMLAYGASFDLTPREKGMKGAIERALELIDQTPNSWMPQQFENPANIDVHVRTTALEILADFAETPLDAIVTGVGTGGHITGVAQVLKGQWPALKVFAVEPTLSPVISGGQPGPHPIQGIGAGFIPTNLHTQLLDGVIQVDPAVAKDYARRSATEEGIFVGISSGATLAAIAQKLPELPAGAKVLGFNYDTGERYLSVPDFLPE